Within the Elusimicrobiota bacterium genome, the region AAAACTGAGTCTTCCATTAGTGGCTCCTTTCCGAGATAACTTATGCCTATATTAGGGCATAGTATTCAAAGCAAGTCAAGGCCTAAAAAACGCTGTTTTTCCGATTCTAACCTTTGAAATTATCATTATAAAGTAGTATGATTATAACACGCGTCCGAGGATTGACACTGTCGCAAAGATAGCAAAATGATTAGGTGTTAAAATAGACAAATTAATGAATGGATAAATAAAATGAGCAATTTTATTACGAATAATGACGCAAAAGACCTTAAAAAACGGTTGATTGAGCTTCTTCAGAAGAGCGATGAACTTAAATTTTTGGTTGGTTTCTTCTATTTTTCTGGAATCCGGGAATTGTATGAAGGATTAAAAGCAAAACCAAATCAAAAAATTAAGGTTTTAGTAGGCTTGAATGTAGATTCCACTAATTATGGCATGATAGAGCTTGCAGATAAGGATGATCAAATATCCGACGAAGAGAAAACTTTTAAGTTCTTTGAATCAGTAAAAAAGTCTTTAAATACCGAAAATTTCGACAATAAAGAATTTTATGAACAAGTTAAGTTTTTTGTCGAATTAATTCGAACCGACAAGCTGCTAATCAGGAAAACCTACAAGCCTAACCACGCCAAGCTCTATATATTCAAATTAGAAGAAGGCCAGGTTGGCAGAAGGAATTTGTTTATTACAGGCAGCAGCAATCTTACCAGGGCGGGTTTATCAACACAGGAAGAATTCAATGTAGAAATAGGTGATTATGGTTTTGAAGATGCAGAAAAATATTTTGATGACTTATGGGCTGAAGCGGTAAAAATAACCGAACATGAAGAATCAAAAAAGACACTTATTGAGATGGTTGAAAAAGAAACACTTATAAAAGAAATTAACCCTTTTGAGGCATTTGTTATTGTTTTAAAGGCTTATCTCGATTCTTTTGAAGGGCGTGATGTTAGTGAGTCCTTGCAAGATGTACTTCAAAAAAATGGTTACACACCGTATCGATATCAGTTAGACGCCGTCAAACAGGCGCTTACGATTATAGAAAACAACAATGGTGTAATCATTGCTGATGTTGTAGGTTTAGGTAAGACAATCATTGCCTGCGCAGTAGCAAGAGAATTAAAAAAACGCGGTGTAGTTATCTGCCCTCCCGGACTTGTTGGTGATAAGAATAAAAACTCAGGTTGGAAAAAATATACTGAAGAATTTGACCTTCGTGAATGGGAAGTTAGGTCGTTGGGAGAATTAGAAAATATTGCTGAATTTGTCAGCAAACATAAGGATATTGAGGTCGTGATTATTGATGAAGCCCATCGTTTTAGGAATCAAGATACTAAGGATTATGAAGTTTTAAAGAATATCTGCCGTAACAGAATCGTCATTCTTCTTACTGCGACACCCTTCAATAACAGACCGGGCGACATTCTATCATTATTGAAGCTTTTTATTACTCCAAAAAAGTCCTCAATTACTCTTGAAAACAATCTCGTTGATAAATTCAAAACATTCAAAGGTACTTTTGACAGGCTTGGATATATAAAAAAATATTGGAATTCACCAAACAGCGCAAAACGGAAAAAAGCGGAAACCAATTACCAGTCATTTTTTGGAGATAAAACTATTCAGTTAGAAAAAGTAGCCCAACGCTCGCACTATCTTGCCAAACAAATTCGGGATGTGATTGAGCCGGTAACAATTCGCCGTAATCGTCTTGACCTTCAAAATAATCCCTATTATAAAGATGAGGTTAAAAACTTATCTAAAGTCGCGGACCCAAAAGAGTGGTTTTTTGCATTAACAAAAGAACAATCATCTTTTTATGACCAAGTTATAGGCAATTACTTTGGGGATCCTGATGCCGGCGGACAATTTAACGGAGCTATTTATCGGCCGTTTCAGTACGAAATAGAAAAAGAGAAGATTGCCGCAGAAAAGTTGACCGAAAAAGAAAATTTCCAGTTTGTTCAACAGCGCGAACTTTATGATTTTATGCGCCGGTTGCTTGTTAAACGGTTTGAGAGTTCCTTTGGTTCTTTTGAACAGAGCATAAAGAATTTCAAGTGTATTACGGAAAATATACTGGAATTCATCAAAAAAACCGGAAAGGGTGATTATTACAAAGGCAAGTATATTTTGGACAGGTCACTTCTTGAAAAGATTCATAATCTGGATTTAGATGAGATAGAAAAGTATTTAGCTGAATATGTTGAAAATATTAACAAAGGTGAATACCCAAAAAACCATAAAATTTATGAAGTTAGTAATTTTTATGATAAAAAAGGTTTTATAACCAATATACAATCTGACTTGAAGCTCTTTGATGAAATCCTGGCTCATTTATCAAAATTAGATTTGGTAAAAAATGATCCTAAAACTGAATGCCTTTTAGAAAATATCAAAAAGGAAATTAAACAAAAACCCTTGAAGGATGAGCCCAAGAGGAAAATTGTTATATTTTCGGAGTATCTTGATACCGTTAAATACTTGGCTCCAATATTAGAAAAAAACTTTAGTAAGAAGGTTCTTGTCATAGAAAGTGACCTATCAACGCACAAAATATCCCAAATTAGTAAGGATTTTGATGCTTCGTATACAGATCAGGAAAATAATTATGACATTTTGCTTGCTACTGATAAAATATCGGAAGGCTTTAACCTAAATCGTGCGGGGCTTGTGATTAATTATGATATTCCCTGGAATCCGGTTCGGGTTATCCAGCGTATAGGCCGTATTAATCGTATAAGCAAGATGGTTTTCAAAGACCTGTATATTGTAAATTTCTTTCCTACTGAAAAGGGTTCTGAACTGGTAAAGTCACGTGAAATTGCAAGTAACAAAATGTTCCTTATTCATAATACGCTTGGAGAAGATGCTAAGATTTTTGATATTGATGAAGAACCTACGCCTTCAGGTCTTTATAATAGGATTCAGCAGAATCCTGATAATCAACTGGAAGAGAGTTTTTACACTAAAGCCCTTAAGGAATACCTGAAAATTGAGAAAATGCATCCAGGACTTGTTGATTTTTTGAGGAAATACCCTTCACGTATTAAAGTAGCCAAGAAGTATAGTGAGAATGAGCTGTTAGTATTCATGAAAAAGGGCAGATTGTACATTCATGGCATAAAATATGCAAGCGGTAACAAAACAGATGTTTGTCAGGCCACATTTGAAGAGGTGTTTGTTAAGATTGCCTGCGGAGAGGATGATAAGGCTTTGATATTAAGTGATAATTTTTGGGAAGCTTATGAGAATATAAGGAATTTTAAGGAATTTCGTGCTATTCCAACAAGTGAGCAAAGTCTTGAGCAAAAGGCTTTGAATAACTTAAGAACCCTGATAGATAATATTCATTCTGATGAGATTATGCCCCATAAGGATTTCTTGAGAACACTAAAGGAAGATATATTGGACTATGGCACATTGTCAGATTTCACTTTGCGCCGGATAGCTAATATGGAAAGTGCAGATGAGGTAAAGAAAAAAAGAACTGTGGTTGAAATAGCCGCCTTAAAGAAAGAGCTTGGCGAAGATTATTTGCTAAAAGAAAAATCTAATCAAAAAAATATGTCAAAAGAAATCATTGTCGCTATTGAAAATCAAAAAATATGAGTAAGGAAATACTTCAAGATATTATTAACGATTTTTCACTCGATAAATTTGGTCGTTTTTTTCGTGAAAAAAATCGTTCATTCGCATCTCGTCAGGAATCTTTAAATCAATATAATGATGACAGTTTCAAAGAATTTAATAAAATTGGGGAAATAAAATTCAGCGAAACTCAAAAACTGCTGATAATAACCTCAAAAGCCAATAACGGCCTTATTGAACGCTCCGGCAAAAAAGCTCAATACGAGAAAGCCAAGAAAATCCTGAAAGAACATCAATCCTGTGAAGCTGGCATATTCGTATTTTATGACACAGCTAGAAAAAATTTCCGTTTCAGTTTAGTGTATGACCAGCCAATTGGCACCAAGCGCACTTTCAGCAACTTTAGAAGGTTCACCTATTTTGTCAGCTCAGACCCGGAAGTAACCAACAAAACCTTTCTCACCCAGATAGGCAGCGGGGATTTTTCCACACTTGAGAAAGTAAAAGCAGCGTTTTCATTACAGACTGTTACAGATATATTTTATGAAGAGTTCTTCAAGGAATACAACAAACTTGTTGAAGCTGTTAAAAAAGAAAACAAGGAAATAGACAATGAAAAATCGCGGGATTTTGTCCTTTTATTTGCCGTAAGAACCATATTCCTTGGATTCATCCAGAAAAAGGGCTGGATAGGCAACGATGAGAAATTTATCCAGCGTTTCTTTAAGGAATACGAGGCAAAACACCCTGGTAAAAATTTGTTCTATGAAAGCTGGCTTAGCCCGCTTTTCTTTGAAGCGTTAAATACCCCTGTAGGAAGAAAGACAGCATATTCAAAAAACGATTTTTCTCCGGAAACAGAAAAAAACCTGCAAATGGCGCCTTACTTAAACGGTGGATTGTTTAAAGAAAAACCAGGTTATGACAATCAGGACTATCTTATTCCTGACAAAGAAATAAAGAGTTTTTATGAATTTCTCTTCTCGCATAACTTCACTATTGAAGAAAACTCCTTTGAAGATGAAGACTTGCAGTTAAACCCGGAATTCCTTGGCATAATCTTTGAGCGCCTTGTAAACAAGGCAAATGGAGCAGTATACACTCCGCGAACCGAAGTTGACCTGATGTGCCGTTTAACCCTGGTTAAATGGATAGAAAAAAATAGCCCTCTGCCTGTCAGCACGGCGAACCTGTACGAACTCTTTTTCCGCGAAGGCGAAAAGGAAGAAGACCAAAAACAGGGCAGTTTCTCCGAAAAAGAAACAAAAGAAATTATTGGTTTACTTGAAAATATTACTATTTGTGACCCGGCAGTCGGCTCAGGCGCTTTTTTGGTAGGAATGATTCTGGTGATTGACGAAATAGAGCAGAACCTGAAAACAAAAATTGGATTAAAGGATAACAATTCATTTGAAAGAAAAAAAAGAATTATCGGCCAATCGCTCTATGGTGTTGAAGTTAAAGAATGGGCGGTATGGATATGCCAGTTGCGCCTGTGGCTGTCGCTTTTCATTGAAGCGCCGGATGATATGAAAAACTCTCTTGAACCCATCCTTCCCAGCCTGGATTTCAAGGTGCGCCAGGGGGATTCGTTAGTCCAGCGCATCGGAAGCAAGGCATTCCCTGTACTGGGCCATGCCCAAATAGACGAATCAGTTAAAAGAAAAGTAACCCTGCTGAAGAACCTGAAAAACGAATATTTTGGCAACAAAACCGCATTAAAGGATTGGGAAGTAAAACAGAAAGAAATAGCAATTTATAATGAAATCCTGCAAAGCGAAATCAAAGAAAAACAAAACAAAATCCATAACCTGAAAAATACCGGCAAAAACCTTGAATTATTCAGCGATGACGCATTAAAACCGAATCAGAATGAATTACCCTTAAACAAGGAACAGATTGAACAGCTTGAAAACGAAGTAAACGAGCTTGAAGAGCAAAAACACAACATCCGCAAAGACAAACCCCTTATCTGGAACATTGAATTTGCCGAAGTATTTGTGGAAAAAGGCGGTTTTGATATTGTTATTGGAAACCCGCCCTATGTCCGACAGGAGGATATATCCGACCCCACAGGGAAAATCAGGGATAAAAAACAATACAAGGCGTTCCTTGAAGAAATGGTTAAACTTGATTTCCCTGAAAGTTTTCCTCAAAAAGCAAAAATCAATGCTCAGTCAGACCTTTACACATACTTCTATATCCGCGGCCTGCGCCTGTTGAACAACAAAGGTATACACACATTTATCTGCTCAAATTCCTGGCTTGATGTAGGGTACGGTGCCTGGCTTCAGAAATTTTTATTAGAGCGGGCACCTGTTGAATTGATTATAGATAATCACGCCAAGCGCAGTTTTAAAGCCGCAGATGTAAACACTATTATTTCCATTATCCATGCGCCTGTAAAAAAACCTGACAACAGCAAACCCATAAAATTTGTCGCCTTCAAAAAGCCGTTTGAAGAAGCCATATTTACCGAATATCTTCTCCAAATTGAAGAAGCAAAAGAAGTGGTCTCAAATGATATTTTCCGGGTCTATCCAAAAAAACAAATAGAATTGCTTGAAGAAGGCTGGGAATACCCGGAAACTGACTCGCCCAAACAGTTGCTTAAAGGCAAATTTGAATCAGGAAGTTACATAGGTGATAAATGGGGCGGTAAATACCTCCGTGCCCCTGACATATTCTTCACCATCCTTGAAAAAGGCAAAGGCAAACTGGTAAAACTTGGGGATATCGCAGAAGTTCGTTTTGGTATTAAAACCGGTGTCAATGAATTCTTCTATTTAACAGACGCGCAGACAAAAGAATGGAAAATAGAAAAAGAGTTTTTAAAACCGGTTATTAAAAGCCCTAAGGAATGTAAAAGTATTTTAATCAATCCTAAAGACTTAAAGTATAAAATATTCATCTGTAATAAAAGCAAGGAAGAATTAAAGGGGACAAACGCTCTGAAATATATCCAATGGGGAGAAAAACAAAAAACAGAAGATGGTATCTATTGGAAAGATGTATCTAGCGTAGCCGGTAGAAAACATTGGTGGGAAATCGGAATAAGAGAGTACCCATCACTTATTTTTCCTTGCGGTATTAGGGAAAGATTTATCACGTATGTTAACGAAAATAATATTTTAGCCGATAAAAGGTTATATGATATTTTTATAAGCAAAAACAATAAAACAGGGCTCTCTCTCTCTTTGAACGCAACATATATTGTATTAATGATAGAAATACAATCGCATAGCTATGGTGGGGGCGGTGGATTAATTGATGCCACGGTAATAGAAGTAGAAAAATTGACAATTTTGAACCCATCCTTATTCAAAATTAATGGCAATAGATCTATTAATGTTAATCGTGAAATCAAGTCCATTTTTGAAGAATGCGGGATAGACCCACAATCAAAAAACCCAATTGAAGAACAGGAACCAAAACCATTGCATGACAGGGCAGAACTAGACAAAATCGTCTTTGACGCGCTGGACTTAACAAAAGACGAGCGTAAAGAAGTTTACCGTGCCGTCTGCCGCCTCGTCTGGAACCGAATTTCAAAAGCAAAGAGTGTATGATAAATACTGAGTTAAAAATAAAAGATACAGACTTACGATTAGAAAAATATCAAATAGATATTTATAATGGATTGCGAGATATCGGTGAAGAAATTTCATCTATGTATTGTGATGGTGTAAGAATATTTAAAAGTGATTTTAGTTCTAGACCTTACATACTTGCACATTTAGCGAGAGAAATCGAAGGTTCAATAAGAGATATTTATGCTTCAACAAAAAAGGCCGAAATAAAGATATGTCCAACATGTGGCAACAAAAAGAAGAGTAGTCAAATTGACGAAATATGTGAAGTTTTAGGAGTAAGCAAAGATGATGACTTTGCTAAAAGATGGCACAAAATAGCAAAGGAATTTCATAAGTACGCGCATAGACAGGGTGGGTGGAACACCCCAAGAGAAAAAGAATCATTTAATGCGTTGTGGAAACAATTTGAAATAATATTATTAAAGTTAGTTGGGCAGTATTTAGGATTAATTATCTTGTTAGATCAAATATTAAAAAATAACAAACCTACCGAAAATATTTTAAAAACATTACCTAACTTATTGCAAAATGAACCAAGAAAAAGATATTTTTTCAAAAAACTTATATCAATACAATGGTTTCAGGATTTGTATGAACAAGGATATTTTTTACCAGGAAATGCACCGGGGCCAGTTCCGTCCAATCAAGAAGGGTATTTTATTACACCGGAATGGAATGTTTTGCCTTATCTTGAGAAAATATCAATACAAATAAAAGAAAAGCAGGAAGAAAACAAAGGGTATATTGAAGAATTACTGGATATTATTAAAACTGTTACAGAATATCATGTAAAAAACGATAATAAATTAGATAATTACCGAACATGGTGGTATTTTGTGAAAATACTTTGTAATTTGCCAAAAGAAGCGGTAACTGAAAATATATTAGATTTGATCCCCATTTGGCTTGGTTCAAAATTCACAACTGCATTACAAGGCCCTGAAATTGTAGATAAGTTATTGCCAAAATTCTTAGAAAATCCCGAAGATATAAAAAAAGCAGAGAAAATTACGGAATATACATTAGCACTCAAGACATTGCCCCAAAAAGAAGGAAGAAATGAATTTGATACGGTTATAGAATCGTATTATCTTAAAGAATCATTTATAGATAAGAAATATGCAGGTAAAATTGGTGAGAATTGTTCAGTAAAACTTATTGAGAATATTTCAGAAAATATAAAAAAGTTCCTGAAAAGCGATAGAGATGAGACGTATTTATCTTCTTATTCTAAAACTGAACATTATGGCAATGAGCCCTTGGAATTATTGGCAGAAATTCTTAAACAGATTCTAATTTCGAAGTCCAAAGCAAACGAAAATGAAACAAAAAGCATTTTAAAAACCTGTCTTCAAGATAAAAGCTACTATTTTAAGAAAATGGCAATATATGTGATGGGATATGATGAGGAAAATGCAAATAAATACAAAGATATTTATTTTGAAGAACTTGAAAAAGATGTTGAATTTGTTCTTTTGGACGGGTTTAGTTTTGGTGATGAATTAAAGCATCTTTTTAATAATTTCAAAGAATTAACGCTAGAACAAATCGATTCGCTTCAAAGGAAAATTACTGAAGGTCCAGGAAAGGATTATAAGAGCGATCCGGATATTTGGAAACAAAAACGCTATAAGGAATTAAGCCATATCCAAGTATTTAAGGTAAAACATGATGAATTGCAGGCAAAAACAAAAATAAATACAGGTTTGTCGGCTGCAATTGGCGAAATTAAAACAAGCTGGGAGCCGATAGAAGCCTCAGCTCCATTAAAAGTAGAAGATTTACTACAGAAATCAAACAAAGAGATTGCTGATTATTTGGTTAGCTATAACCCGGAAGGCGGCCCCTGGCCAGAGCGTGATTTTGACGGTTTATGCAGTGTTATAGTAGATTCTGTTAAGATTCAGCCTGAAAAATTCATAAATGACCTGGATTCTTTCAAAGAAACAGCGTTTATTTATGTCCGTAGTATTTTAAGCGGTGTCAAGAACGCTTGGAATGATAAAAAGACTATAGATTGGATGAAAGTATTTGATTTTATAAAAGAATATATAGATAGAAACGACTATTGGGAAGATAACGAGAAATATATTGTAAAAAAAGAAAGGTGGAAAACTAATCACATCGGTTTAGCAGGGCCAATTGCTGATATTGTCCGCGAAGGTGCTCAGGAAGATTTTTGGAAAGAGGAACATTTTAAACCGATATCAGAAATATTTGATATTTTGATTACAGGGATGTTAAACGAAAAAGATGAGATACTAAAAAAACATCATGATTTAAATAATGATCCGGTTACTCATGCCATGAATTCCCCGTTTGGAAGGCTATCTGAAGCATTATTCCTATGCGCGTTACGGATAAAAAGAGTTGAAGAAGATTTAAAAAAAGAACAG harbors:
- a CDS encoding DEAD/DEAH box helicase family protein, whose protein sequence is MSNFITNNDAKDLKKRLIELLQKSDELKFLVGFFYFSGIRELYEGLKAKPNQKIKVLVGLNVDSTNYGMIELADKDDQISDEEKTFKFFESVKKSLNTENFDNKEFYEQVKFFVELIRTDKLLIRKTYKPNHAKLYIFKLEEGQVGRRNLFITGSSNLTRAGLSTQEEFNVEIGDYGFEDAEKYFDDLWAEAVKITEHEESKKTLIEMVEKETLIKEINPFEAFVIVLKAYLDSFEGRDVSESLQDVLQKNGYTPYRYQLDAVKQALTIIENNNGVIIADVVGLGKTIIACAVARELKKRGVVICPPGLVGDKNKNSGWKKYTEEFDLREWEVRSLGELENIAEFVSKHKDIEVVIIDEAHRFRNQDTKDYEVLKNICRNRIVILLTATPFNNRPGDILSLLKLFITPKKSSITLENNLVDKFKTFKGTFDRLGYIKKYWNSPNSAKRKKAETNYQSFFGDKTIQLEKVAQRSHYLAKQIRDVIEPVTIRRNRLDLQNNPYYKDEVKNLSKVADPKEWFFALTKEQSSFYDQVIGNYFGDPDAGGQFNGAIYRPFQYEIEKEKIAAEKLTEKENFQFVQQRELYDFMRRLLVKRFESSFGSFEQSIKNFKCITENILEFIKKTGKGDYYKGKYILDRSLLEKIHNLDLDEIEKYLAEYVENINKGEYPKNHKIYEVSNFYDKKGFITNIQSDLKLFDEILAHLSKLDLVKNDPKTECLLENIKKEIKQKPLKDEPKRKIVIFSEYLDTVKYLAPILEKNFSKKVLVIESDLSTHKISQISKDFDASYTDQENNYDILLATDKISEGFNLNRAGLVINYDIPWNPVRVIQRIGRINRISKMVFKDLYIVNFFPTEKGSELVKSREIASNKMFLIHNTLGEDAKIFDIDEEPTPSGLYNRIQQNPDNQLEESFYTKALKEYLKIEKMHPGLVDFLRKYPSRIKVAKKYSENELLVFMKKGRLYIHGIKYASGNKTDVCQATFEEVFVKIACGEDDKALILSDNFWEAYENIRNFKEFRAIPTSEQSLEQKALNNLRTLIDNIHSDEIMPHKDFLRTLKEDILDYGTLSDFTLRRIANMESADEVKKKRTVVEIAALKKELGEDYLLKEKSNQKNMSKEIIVAIENQKI
- a CDS encoding Eco57I restriction-modification methylase domain-containing protein gives rise to the protein MSKEILQDIINDFSLDKFGRFFREKNRSFASRQESLNQYNDDSFKEFNKIGEIKFSETQKLLIITSKANNGLIERSGKKAQYEKAKKILKEHQSCEAGIFVFYDTARKNFRFSLVYDQPIGTKRTFSNFRRFTYFVSSDPEVTNKTFLTQIGSGDFSTLEKVKAAFSLQTVTDIFYEEFFKEYNKLVEAVKKENKEIDNEKSRDFVLLFAVRTIFLGFIQKKGWIGNDEKFIQRFFKEYEAKHPGKNLFYESWLSPLFFEALNTPVGRKTAYSKNDFSPETEKNLQMAPYLNGGLFKEKPGYDNQDYLIPDKEIKSFYEFLFSHNFTIEENSFEDEDLQLNPEFLGIIFERLVNKANGAVYTPRTEVDLMCRLTLVKWIEKNSPLPVSTANLYELFFREGEKEEDQKQGSFSEKETKEIIGLLENITICDPAVGSGAFLVGMILVIDEIEQNLKTKIGLKDNNSFERKKRIIGQSLYGVEVKEWAVWICQLRLWLSLFIEAPDDMKNSLEPILPSLDFKVRQGDSLVQRIGSKAFPVLGHAQIDESVKRKVTLLKNLKNEYFGNKTALKDWEVKQKEIAIYNEILQSEIKEKQNKIHNLKNTGKNLELFSDDALKPNQNELPLNKEQIEQLENEVNELEEQKHNIRKDKPLIWNIEFAEVFVEKGGFDIVIGNPPYVRQEDISDPTGKIRDKKQYKAFLEEMVKLDFPESFPQKAKINAQSDLYTYFYIRGLRLLNNKGIHTFICSNSWLDVGYGAWLQKFLLERAPVELIIDNHAKRSFKAADVNTIISIIHAPVKKPDNSKPIKFVAFKKPFEEAIFTEYLLQIEEAKEVVSNDIFRVYPKKQIELLEEGWEYPETDSPKQLLKGKFESGSYIGDKWGGKYLRAPDIFFTILEKGKGKLVKLGDIAEVRFGIKTGVNEFFYLTDAQTKEWKIEKEFLKPVIKSPKECKSILINPKDLKYKIFICNKSKEELKGTNALKYIQWGEKQKTEDGIYWKDVSSVAGRKHWWEIGIREYPSLIFPCGIRERFITYVNENNILADKRLYDIFISKNNKTGLSLSLNATYIVLMIEIQSHSYGGGGGLIDATVIEVEKLTILNPSLFKINGNRSINVNREIKSIFEECGIDPQSKNPIEEQEPKPLHDRAELDKIVFDALDLTKDERKEVYRAVCRLVWNRISKAKSV